A window of Maioricimonas rarisocia genomic DNA:
GTTCGAGTACAGAATGCGGACATGGCCCCCTTCACGCATTTCGCGAACCCAGTCCGGTCCGGTCCCACCGGCGGCGGTCAGACCGGGAATCTTGACGCCCAGCGTCGCTTCGGGGGGAACCTGGAAGCCTTCCTCAGCCGGATCGGGAACGACCGACCAGGTGGTGACCGTTTCGGTCGTCCGGGACTGACCGAACGACCGGACGTCTTCGGGATTGTTCGGGGGGAGTGAGTTCGACCCGGCGCCGTTATCACCCGTGTCGGCTGTTTCGGTCTCGGTTGATGTGTTCGTGCCGTTGGCGGGCGTCGAGGATGTTGCTCCGGGCGTACCATCTCCCCTGCCGGGGTACGTCGCACCCGAAGGACGTCCGCCCGGACGCCGCATGCCGGGCCCGCCTGCCGTGGGAAATCCCGGTCGACGACCCGGCTGGGCTGTGGGGGCGCCATGGCCGGCCGCAGGACTGGTCGTCGTTGCAGGAGAGTGGCCGGCGGCGGGGCTGCTGACCTCGGGAGCGTGGGCGGTCGCGGGAGCGTGCGAAGCGGCCGGTGTCGAGGCCACCGGACTGGTCGCACCTCCGGCGGGAGAGGCCGGCGTCGTGGTGCGGGGAGGTGGAGCCGCCTGCGGCGTTGGCGTGGCCGACTGGTACGGGTTGGAGACCGGCTGAGGAGCGGTATTGCCACCGTCACAACCGACCATTGCCAGTGCGACGACTACGAGGGGACAGGCAGCGACGTACGTCTGCACGGATCTCATGATCCATCTCCTGCGTTGTCGAACGTTTCGTACGGGAGTCGACACAGGCCCGCCGGCTGCGTGGTGATCTGCAGGTCCGGTGTGTTGTCTTCCGAAATGTCATCCGCGACGCGAAATGTGAACGGAACGGTTCATCGCGGACGTCTTCAACTCGATGGGGAGGCATCTCCGGCCAGCCAGTCTGCCACGTAACCGCGATAGGCGGCTGCAATCTGGCAGGTGACCTTACCGGGCTGTCCCGAACCGACAGGCCGGTCATCAACCCGGGTGACCGGCAGGACCTCCGCAGTCGTCCCGGTCAGAAACAGTTCGTCCACTTCAGGCAGCCGGTCTCGCGAAAGCGGTTCTTCGCGGATCGGGATGTCGGCCCGATTCGCCAGCTGAACCACCAGATTCCGCGTGATCCCCGGCAGGATGTTTCGTGCCAGCGGAGCGGTCATCACGGCCCCGTCGCGTACGCCGAACAGACTCGTATGAGACCCTTCGGTGATCGTTCCATCGGCCGAGACAAGGATCGCCTCGGCACAGCCTGCTTCTCGGGCTGCCTGGGCGGCCAGGCAGTTTCCAAGCAGGTTCACCGATTTGATGTCGCACCGTTTCCACCTCAGATCGTCAAAGGTGACGACGCCGACTCCAGTCTTCCGGTGTTCGGCGTGAGGATCGTCCTCGAGAGGTGAGACGTAAATCAGCTCGTTTGGTTCAGTCGGATTGGCAGGAAAGTAGTGAGTTCGCGGAGCTTCTCCCCGCGTGACCTGCAGATAGATCAGGCCGTCCCGGACGGGTTGCCGCTCGAGCAGTTCGAGAATCCGCCGGCTGATGTGATCGACGTCCGTCTCGATTCGGATCTGGTCCAGGCTCCGCCGCAGGCGGGCCATGTGCTCGTCGAGCAGAAAGGGACGCCCCTCGTAGACCCGCAGGGCCTCGTAGATGGCGTCGCCGAACAGGAATGCCCGGTCCAGCACCGAAACGCGGACTTCGGACAGCGGCATGACCTCGCCGTTCCAGCTGGCGAGTGGTGATGGTTGATTCACCAGGCACTCCTGCGACGTGACAACTCGATCGGGGGGAACCCTTCGCGGGGGAGGGGGATCAGCTTTCCGGATTGGTTTCCGGCTTGTACTCGTGGTCGCGCTTGCGGGTCACGGTCGCCGAGAGGATCTCGTCGTTGACTTCCAGATCGGCGACGACGTCCATCCCGTTGACGACGCGACCGAAAACAGTATGCGCGCCGTTGGGATTCATGTCACGATTGAGGTGCGGCGTCGGGAGATGCGTGAGGAAAAACTGCGATCCTCCCGAATCGCGGCCGGCATGCGCCATGCTCAGGCTGCCGGCGAAGTGTCGCCGCGCGCCCTCTTCGTACACTTCGCAGTCGATCGTGTAGCCGGGGCCGCCGGTGCCGGGCGTCGCGGGATCGCCTTCGCGGCTGTGCGGGCAACCTCCCTGGGCCATGAAGCCCTGGATGACGCGGTGGAACCGGATGCCGTCGTAGAAATCCTTCTCAACCAGGCTGATAAAGTTCGCGACCGTATTGGGGGCGTCATCCTCGAAGAGTTCGATCTCGATGTCGCCGCGGCTGGTCTTGAAAACGACGCGAGGCAGCTGGTCGTTACCGGTCGCTGCCGCTTCCTTCGCACGAATTGCCTGTTCTTCCTGCCAGTACTCCTGGTACTTGCGGGCGTTGTCGAGGTAGACCTGGGACAGTTGCGGCACGAGCACCTTGTTGTCGCGGGCCTGCTCGAGGATCGTGGCGGCCCCTTCGAAGTCGTGGATCGCGAAGTGCGAAATGCCGCCGAGGTTCGCAGCCAGCTGATGCGTCGGATCCTGCTCGAGGATCATGTCGGCGACGCGGGCCGCCTCGGCGAAGCTGTTCTCGCTGTAGCTGATCTCCAGAACGATTTCGGCCGCGTCGACGTCATCGGGATGTGACTTCAGCCGCTCGGGTGCCTGAACGCGCAGTTTGGGGAAGACGTTCTGACGCAGGTTGGCGATCATCTCGCCGGCTTCCTGACGAAGCTTCTGCTGTTCTTCCGGCTGGGCGGTGCCGAATGACTTCTGGATCTCTTCCAGCCGCGCGTAAGCAGATTTCTTGGCGGCGACGAGTTCTTCCCAGCTCGCCTGCTGGCCGGTTTCGGCGGCCGGAGCGGCGTCGTCAGCCGTGGCGAAAGTGGGAGCCAGAACGGCAAGGCTGATCGAAGCGACCAGAATGCCGGCGCAGAGTGGGAGTTCAAACGAGACCCGGTTGCGGGGTGAAAGCATGGAGAGACTCTCGGATGATTCGGGGAGGGCAATGTGCAGTCGGGACGGAGAAAACGTCATTCCGTCCCAGTCAAGTCTAGACAATCCCCCGAAGGCGAGAAAGCCCCACAACGCACTCAGGCGGCACTGTCGGCAGAGCTTTCGTCACGCTACTCGTAGACCGAACCGTGCCGGAACGGCGTCTCCAGAATCAGCGTGCACATTGCCGTGAAGTACAGCCGGCCTACGATCTGGCTCCATTCGTGGGGGGATCCCGGGGGGCGGTGGGGATGCCAGCTGCCCCGGCTCCGGCCCGACTTCACCTGCCGTGTCACCAGGACCGGAGCCGTGTGCGCGTACCACTGCTCCCAGTCGTCTCCACCCAGGTTATGCAGTGTCTGTGCGACGTAGTACCAGGCGTAGACGTTCCGTTTCCCGTCGTCCCAGACGGGGCGGTTGTCCTCATCGGTGAGGAAAGCGACTCCCCGCTGAAGTGCCGGCAGGTTGCGGGGCCAGCCCAACCATTGCCGGCAGAGAAGTCCCTCGGCGGTCATCGACAGTCGCTGACCGCGATTGACGGGGAAGCTGGGACGGTACTTGTAGAACGCCGCATCGCCGGGGTGTTCCTGGGACGTGTCGAGGAATTGCGAGGCCAGCAGCCACGTCTCGGGAGGAACGTCAATGTCCGCCATCCGTGCCGAGTGCAGTGCCATCAGTGCCCAGCCGGTGACCGAGACATCCCCTTCGCCCGTGGCGGTCAGCTGATGGTATCGCCAGCCTCCCTGTTCGGGGTTCTGTGCTTCGAGCAGGTAGGCGACCGCACGTGTGGCCGGCTCCCGCAACGATTCGTCGCCGGTCAGCGTCAGCAGTTCGCAGAGCACGATGGTCGCCTGCGAATGGGCGTAGAAGCGTGGCTCGAGTCCGATCTCGCTCCTCTCGAAGATCTCGCCGGTCGGCTTCTGTGCCGATCGCAACCAGTCGACACCGGAACGGACGACCTCAACATAATTCCCGTCCTGATGGGTCTGGCCGGCACCGACAAAGCAGAGCAGGGCGAGCGCCGTCGCACCCGCATCGGCGCGGAATCGACTCTGGGTGACGCCGTCGGGGTAGGGGCCCTCGAGTTGCCAGCGACCGTCTGACTGCTGCTGCTTCGCAAACCAGTCGAGCGAACGGCGGACCGCTTCGATGACGTCCGCATCGTGACCCGCGGGACCGTCTTCCTGCAGTGCGTCGCGGCGCAGCTCGAGGAGATCCTTCGTCGGGACGGGGATCACCGCGGGCGGCTCGTCGCGATTGCCGGATTGTGCAGCCGGCTCCGATGCCTCCGGTTCATCCGGACGTTCGGGCGGTCCTGCCTGTGGCAACTGGATCGAGGGAATGCGGATTTCGGGAACGTCCGACTCTGCGATTTCCGGCTCGGGACGCTCCACGATCCAGCCCAGTTCCAGGGGAGGCAACGTGGGAGGGCGGTCGAGCGTCACGACAATCAGCGCCATGACCAGCAGCAGTAGCGCATGGAAGGCGAGGCTGCTCATCAGGCCGGGGATGCCTGTGCGGGCCAGCCGACGCAGTCGCGTTCGCCAGTCGTCATCTGTATCCGCTTCAGTGACCTGAATGAGCGGTCGCTGCGAACGGCGGGACTGCCGTGGCGCGCGCTTGTCAGCAGAATTCCGGCGGCTCGATGCAGAGTCGGTCATCAGCTACGGACAAAAGAGACGGTTGCGGCACTGGCCGCAGCGGACGGGAACGCCACCGGAGCGGTCTCAAACGAGTTTAGAAGACCTCCGAAGGCGATTGAAGTGCTGCACGTCGACGCGACCTGGCCGGCGCCTGCGCAGTGACCGTCCGATCCGCCACTACCGGACCAACCGTGGCCGCATTCTGGGACACGTGCCGCGATTGGTGGACGCGGTCTCCAGCGATCTTGACAGGTCCGCCGATACATCGCGCTGGACCCTGTCGTCGTCGCCGCCCCGCCCGCCAGTCATGGTCAATGTCAGTTAATGAGTGATCCTCTCCCCCTTCCAATGGCTCCGTTCGAGCACTACATGCTCGAGGACGATCGTCCCGACTATCCGATGACCTTCGTGCTGGAGATGACGCTCCGCGGAGAAGGTCGCCGCGACATCTTCGATCGTGCGCTCGAAGTGGCTTTGAGCCGCCACCCGCTGCTGCAGTCGGTTGTCCGCCGGCGGTTCCTTCGGAAGCCGCAGTGGGTGAGTGCTCCCGATCCCCGCCCTCATGTCGACTGGGGGACCTGGGATGATCCCGTCGATTGTGAGAACGAACATCTGGATCTGACTCAGGAAGTCGGGGTTCGATTCTGGGTTCGCGTGGGCGATCATCGGACACGTGTGGTGGTGCAGTTCCACCATTGCTGC
This region includes:
- a CDS encoding D-amino acid aminotransferase, with the translated sequence MNQPSPLASWNGEVMPLSEVRVSVLDRAFLFGDAIYEALRVYEGRPFLLDEHMARLRRSLDQIRIETDVDHISRRILELLERQPVRDGLIYLQVTRGEAPRTHYFPANPTEPNELIYVSPLEDDPHAEHRKTGVGVVTFDDLRWKRCDIKSVNLLGNCLAAQAAREAGCAEAILVSADGTITEGSHTSLFGVRDGAVMTAPLARNILPGITRNLVVQLANRADIPIREEPLSRDRLPEVDELFLTGTTAEVLPVTRVDDRPVGSGQPGKVTCQIAAAYRGYVADWLAGDASPSS
- a CDS encoding peptidylprolyl isomerase, whose product is MTFSPSRLHIALPESSESLSMLSPRNRVSFELPLCAGILVASISLAVLAPTFATADDAAPAAETGQQASWEELVAAKKSAYARLEEIQKSFGTAQPEEQQKLRQEAGEMIANLRQNVFPKLRVQAPERLKSHPDDVDAAEIVLEISYSENSFAEAARVADMILEQDPTHQLAANLGGISHFAIHDFEGAATILEQARDNKVLVPQLSQVYLDNARKYQEYWQEEQAIRAKEAAATGNDQLPRVVFKTSRGDIEIELFEDDAPNTVANFISLVEKDFYDGIRFHRVIQGFMAQGGCPHSREGDPATPGTGGPGYTIDCEVYEEGARRHFAGSLSMAHAGRDSGGSQFFLTHLPTPHLNRDMNPNGAHTVFGRVVNGMDVVADLEVNDEILSATVTRKRDHEYKPETNPES
- a CDS encoding prenyltransferase/squalene oxidase repeat-containing protein; amino-acid sequence: MSSLAFHALLLLVMALIVVTLDRPPTLPPLELGWIVERPEPEIAESDVPEIRIPSIQLPQAGPPERPDEPEASEPAAQSGNRDEPPAVIPVPTKDLLELRRDALQEDGPAGHDADVIEAVRRSLDWFAKQQQSDGRWQLEGPYPDGVTQSRFRADAGATALALLCFVGAGQTHQDGNYVEVVRSGVDWLRSAQKPTGEIFERSEIGLEPRFYAHSQATIVLCELLTLTGDESLREPATRAVAYLLEAQNPEQGGWRYHQLTATGEGDVSVTGWALMALHSARMADIDVPPETWLLASQFLDTSQEHPGDAAFYKYRPSFPVNRGQRLSMTAEGLLCRQWLGWPRNLPALQRGVAFLTDEDNRPVWDDGKRNVYAWYYVAQTLHNLGGDDWEQWYAHTAPVLVTRQVKSGRSRGSWHPHRPPGSPHEWSQIVGRLYFTAMCTLILETPFRHGSVYE